A genome region from Streptomyces antimycoticus includes the following:
- the pdxT gene encoding pyridoxal 5'-phosphate synthase glutaminase subunit PdxT — protein MTTSSTSSTSTPCAPVIGVLALQGDVREHFAALTAAGATPRQVRRPEELAEVEALVIPGGESTTMSKLAVIFGLLEPLRERVRAGMPVYGTCAGMIMLADKILDGRDDQETIGGIDMIVRRNAFGRQNESFEARVDIEGIDGGPVEGVFIRAPWVESVGGGAEVLATFDGHTVAVRQGNVLATSFHPELTGDHRVHKLFVEMVRPA, from the coding sequence GTGACTACGTCGTCCACTTCGTCCACGTCCACCCCCTGCGCGCCCGTGATCGGTGTGCTCGCCCTCCAGGGCGATGTCCGCGAGCATTTCGCCGCGCTCACTGCGGCCGGGGCCACGCCCCGGCAGGTCCGCCGTCCCGAGGAGCTCGCCGAGGTCGAGGCCCTGGTGATCCCGGGGGGCGAGTCGACCACCATGTCCAAGCTGGCGGTCATCTTCGGGCTGCTGGAGCCCCTGCGCGAGCGGGTCCGGGCCGGAATGCCGGTGTACGGTACGTGCGCGGGCATGATCATGCTCGCGGACAAGATCCTCGACGGCCGGGACGACCAGGAGACCATCGGCGGCATCGACATGATCGTGCGCCGCAACGCCTTCGGCCGTCAGAACGAGTCCTTCGAGGCCCGGGTCGACATCGAGGGCATCGACGGGGGTCCGGTCGAGGGGGTCTTCATCCGCGCGCCGTGGGTCGAGTCCGTGGGCGGCGGTGCCGAGGTGCTCGCGACGTTCGACGGGCACACCGTCGCCGTCCGGCAGGGCAATGTCCTGGCGACCTCGTTCCACCCCGAGCTGACGGGTGACCACCGGGTGCACAAGCTCTTTGTAGAAATGGTGCGGCCCGCGTAG